Proteins encoded within one genomic window of Ctenopharyngodon idella isolate HZGC_01 chromosome 6, HZGC01, whole genome shotgun sequence:
- the zgc:152986 gene encoding dnaJ homolog subfamily B member 5 — MMVTGEHLCMVLLLCVCACNCVSDYYSVLGVPRSASSREIKKAFHKLALKHHPDKNQSPNAQQTFTNIAQAYEVLSDKEKRQVYDQMDHLTNPDQGRERKFKKDQNEDVGTNPFVNKGAFHSKRGFQHLSLEELLHTLRMDDDFFMDEQPGYEGWSFVFGPEDDDDDETVLLSDLFNML; from the exons ATGATGGTGACAGGAGAGCATTTATGCATGGTGCTTCTgctatgtgtgtgtgcctgtAATTGTGTGAGTGACTATTACTCAGTTCTTGGAGTTCCTCGCTCTGCATCTTCAAGAGAGATCAAGAAAGCATTTCACAAGCTGGCCCTTAAACACCATCCCGATAAGAACCAAAGCCCAAATGCACAGCAAACCTTTACAAACATTGCTCAGG cCTATGAGGTTCTGTCTGACAAAGAGAAGAGGCAAGTCTATGATCAAATGGACCATCTAACTAACCCTGATCAGGGCAGAGAGAGAAAGTTCAAGAAAGATCAGAATGAGGACGTGGGCACTAATCCCTTTGTCAATAAAGGAGCGTTTCATAGTAAAAGGGGTTTCCAACATTTAAGTCTGGAGGAGCTTCTTCATACGCTGCGGATGGATGATGACTTTTTTATGGACGAACAACCTGGTTATGAAGGATGGAGTTTTGTTTTTGGGcctgaggatgatgatgatgatgaaactGTCCTCCTCAGTGATCTTTTCAACATGCTTTGA